Proteins from a genomic interval of Pseudophryne corroboree isolate aPseCor3 chromosome 4, aPseCor3.hap2, whole genome shotgun sequence:
- the LOC134911345 gene encoding polyglutamine-repeat protein pqn-41-like isoform X2, producing MMTSSLCRRDQKEQDIINVRQTSRPDRPQTTQDDAGIAGSASVSRPPVRRPSQGSGHLPRRPSKTRRLGTESAAPSSPPRRRISAVSPQPPLALLASPQSDEPRSPQLSEPSLMAGVDQQGQDQQATFTLQLTPVDPSQPIQLQDIPQASMSPQLAQAPPQPQIPDDFWASWTSQQAQSNASLTAHTQHLASLPHHLPRISRNSGRLIVQVGRIATSMEQIRADNNQMLAHLTRIIDEQQRHQQALVQLIQHNQVVNESLSRIVASHTATNTQLNASINNLSNNITLMAAQQVTSSSGTTTPIQTPVTSPVRRSSRARASEPAQSTAPSTHKRKK from the exons tccgacagaccagccggccagacaggcctcagacaactcaggatgatgctgggattgcag gttctgcttctgtaagccgacctcctgtaaggcgcccatcacagggctcggggcacttacccaggaggccaagtaagacacggcgtcttggcacggaatctgcggctccatcttccccacccaggcggcgcatttctgcagtgtcaccccagccaccactggcactattggcgagtccacagagtgatgagccccgatcacctcagttatctg agcccagcttgatggccggcgtggaccagcagggacaagaccaacaggcaaccttcacactgcaactaacacctgttgacccgagccagccaatacagctgcaggatatcccccaagcctccatgagtccacaactggcacaagctccaccccagccacaaataccagatgacttttgggccagttggacaagccaacaggcacaaagcaatgccagcctgaccgcacatacccaacaccttgccagtctgccccatcatctaccgcgcattagtcgcaactcgggcagactgattgtccaagtaggccgaatcgcaacatcgatggagcaaatacgggcagacaacaaccaaatgctggctcatttaacgcgcatcattgatgagcaacagcgccatcagcaggcactcgtacaactcattcagcacaaccaggttgtgaatgagtctttatcccggattgtagccagccacactgcaaccaacacacaactgaatgctagcataaataatttgagcaacaacataacattgatggcagctcaacaagtgacctccagctctggaaccacgacccctatccaaacgccagtaacctcccctgttcggcgttcctcccgagcacgtgccagtgaaccagcacaaagcacagcacccagcacacacaagcggaaaaaataa